One genomic window of Ziziphus jujuba cultivar Dongzao chromosome 4, ASM3175591v1 includes the following:
- the LOC107416217 gene encoding uncharacterized protein LOC107416217: MASDIIFLKAEKLRILAERIHGIERKNLGDIQFRSTTEQVVYLRISNSNLQSVGSLLDQSGETVKKYKNDTVRGPIAALLFTYTETCLNNALQIFNNYTLRRDYLDKITSHLQNLTKQLDDLDTSNSADVASLTDQIVHYNEAVINYTKMSANSRASEEFSRRLRNSGIDFLTFVKRYQANLGFSGPFDKLTDEQKLLVYDAIIEASGRGKVLHKKVLKAIALPESFSGDEEKDISIMDVAGKAMLLKNAASITWDVYTSDHPIRTATRIAIVEIAEKGGALLEDIVTAAMVTLEVAEATSLFVTGVGFVAGFVGSYIVGQIAGSVFDAIFGSAGNDPLPNKDHIFYVAAMPDGKELARIVA, encoded by the exons ATGGCTTCTGacattatttttctcaaagCCGAGAAGCTCCGAATACTTGCAGAACGCATCCATGGAATTGAACGTAAAAACTTAGGGGACATCCAATTCAGGTCAACAACGGAGCAGGTGGTTTACCTTAGAATCTCTAACTCCAATCTTCAATCCGTTGGGAGCCTTCTAGATCAGAGTGGTGAAACAGTGAAGAAGTATAAGAACGACACCGTTCGAGGTCCCATTGCTGCTCTCCTATTTACTTATACAGAGACATGCCTCAACAATGCTCTGCAGATCTTCAACAACTACACTCTCCGACGGGACTACCTCGACAAAATCACCTCCCATCTCCAAAACCTTACCAAACAATTGGATGATTTGGACACTTCCAATTCCGCCGATGTTGCTTCTCTCACCGACCAAATTGTGCATTACAATGAGGCTGTTATCAACTACACCAAGATGAGTGCAAATTCTCGTGCTTCTGAAGAATTCTCTAGGCGTCTCAGGAACAGCGGCATTGACTTCCTCACCTTTGTCAAAAG ATATCAAGCGAATCTTGGATTTTCTGGACCATTTGATAAGTTGACAGATGAACAAAAGCtattg GTGTATGATGCAATAATAGAGGCTTCAGGTAGGGGAAAAGTACTGCATAAGAAAGTGCTAAAGGCTATTGCTTTGCCAGAAAGTTTCAGTGGCGATGAAGAGAAAGATATATCCATTATGGATGTTGCTGGCAAAGCAATGCTCCTGAAAAATGCAGCATCCATAACATGGGATGTATATACATCTGACCACCCAATCAGAACCGCGACACGTATTGCCATTGTGGAAATAGCTGAAAAAGGAGGGGCATTGCTGGAAGACATTGTCACAGCTGCGATGGTAACATTAGAAGTAGCAGAGGCAACATCTCTGTTCGTTACAGGGGTTGGATTTGTGGCTGGCTTTGTTGGGAGTTATATTGTTGGGCAAATTGCTGGATCTGTTTTCGATGCAATTTTCGGCTCCGCAGGGAATGATCCTCTGCCTAATAAAGACCATATCTTCTATGTAGCTGCTATGCCTGATGGCAAAGAATTGGCAAGAATAGTCGCCTGA